In Synechococcus sp. MU1643, a single window of DNA contains:
- a CDS encoding cyanate hydratase: MATLLQEQFLQPTTAPQLILERLYYAEGRHHPQHPRHGSFEGLSRLSRP, from the coding sequence ATGGCAACCCTGCTTCAGGAGCAATTTCTTCAACCAACAACCGCTCCCCAACTGATTCTGGAGCGGCTCTATTACGCTGAAGGACGCCACCACCCCCAGCATCCACGTCATGGCAGCTTCGAAGGGCTATCACGGTTGAGCAGGCCCTGA
- the cynS gene encoding cyanase produces the protein MTVTAALMAAKKAKGMSFADLESAMGLDEVWIASLFYGQATASKEEAEKLAELLSLDSAITAALQEFPTKGSLDPVIPTDPLIYRFYEIMQVYGMPLKDVIQEHFGDGIMSAIDFTLDVDKVEDPKGDRVKITMCGKFLPYKKW, from the coding sequence ATGACTGTTACTGCTGCCTTGATGGCTGCCAAGAAAGCAAAAGGCATGAGTTTTGCCGATCTTGAGTCGGCGATGGGCCTTGATGAGGTCTGGATTGCTTCCTTGTTCTACGGACAAGCCACGGCCTCCAAGGAAGAGGCTGAAAAGTTGGCTGAGCTGCTCTCCCTTGATTCGGCCATCACCGCTGCTTTGCAGGAGTTCCCAACTAAGGGAAGCCTCGATCCGGTGATCCCCACTGATCCCCTGATCTATCGCTTTTACGAGATCATGCAGGTCTATGGAATGCCCCTGAAAGATGTTATTCAGGAACATTTTGGTGACGGCATCATGAGCGCGATCGACTTCACGCTTGATGTTGACAAAGTGGAGGATCCCAAAGGTGATCGCGTCAAAATCACCATGTGCGGCAAGTTCCTGCCTTATAAAAAGTGGTGA
- a CDS encoding formate/nitrite transporter family protein — protein MDYVLPNELVDGMIAAGGKKSTVSVKNLLIRGFYSGAILGLAVILALTVGITVKAPFVGSLLFPFGFASIVLFGMELVTGNFALLPMATWAGKSTWGATFRNWVWVWIGNWIGTAVVAVIMAISLTSGTMDGAADNVGPPIWDAVAQKIMALNQINVEKKYEALGSMGFFLAFLRGLVANWLVCLGVTMALVSKSVPGKILACWLPITAFQSMGMEHIVVNQFLHTAGPILGSGVPFTKVIFWNFLPVTLGNIVGGMVFIGMLFYSTHRTRMENVLPTEHDEKLERELAAELGAR, from the coding sequence ATGGACTACGTCCTACCCAATGAGCTTGTCGACGGCATGATTGCCGCCGGCGGCAAAAAATCAACGGTCAGCGTTAAAAACCTGCTGATCCGTGGCTTTTACTCCGGAGCCATCCTTGGCCTGGCCGTGATCCTGGCCCTCACCGTGGGCATCACCGTGAAAGCCCCCTTCGTGGGTTCGCTGCTCTTCCCCTTCGGCTTCGCCAGCATCGTGCTGTTCGGCATGGAGCTGGTGACCGGCAACTTCGCCCTGCTACCGATGGCCACCTGGGCTGGCAAAAGTACCTGGGGTGCCACCTTCCGCAACTGGGTTTGGGTGTGGATCGGCAACTGGATCGGCACCGCTGTTGTGGCCGTGATCATGGCCATCAGCCTCACCAGCGGCACCATGGACGGCGCTGCTGACAACGTCGGCCCACCGATCTGGGATGCCGTGGCTCAGAAGATCATGGCCCTCAATCAAATCAACGTTGAGAAGAAGTACGAGGCCCTGGGAAGCATGGGCTTCTTCCTCGCCTTCCTGCGTGGACTGGTGGCCAACTGGTTGGTTTGCCTGGGCGTGACCATGGCTCTGGTGAGCAAGAGCGTTCCCGGCAAGATCCTGGCCTGCTGGCTTCCGATCACCGCCTTCCAATCGATGGGCATGGAGCACATTGTTGTGAATCAGTTCCTGCACACCGCAGGCCCGATTCTCGGTTCAGGCGTCCCCTTCACCAAGGTGATCTTCTGGAACTTCCTACCAGTCACCCTCGGCAACATCGTAGGCGGCATGGTGTTCATCGGCATGCTCTTCTACAGCACCCATCGCACTCGGATGGAGAACGTGCTTCCCACCGAGCACGATGAAAAACTGGAGCGTGAGCTCGCTGCTGAACTGGGTGCCCGCTGA
- a CDS encoding HEAT repeat domain-containing protein: MNDEAVLWERLARSRRAPLEPAWLGEVYSPSLSIDLRRALCEKLGMQAECGWPVIQELLASHGVLPDLVMAAGLCHQSEARDWLLAQLEQTSDDEDANLMVVQALACWGAEVPQSVVVNCLHHPGQLHRLAGLQLLSFRSHCLDDRELLQFCQEVLNDFRDPVVMAAIRVLQRRDGVLISEKLADLCRHGSLPVAEAAFRALGCIATPASQHCLVELSQDLNDDSRRKMASTQLRQQFRQ, translated from the coding sequence ATGAACGACGAAGCCGTTCTCTGGGAAAGGCTCGCTCGATCACGACGCGCTCCTTTGGAGCCCGCTTGGCTGGGGGAGGTCTACTCCCCCAGCCTTTCTATTGATCTGCGGCGAGCCCTCTGCGAAAAACTGGGGATGCAGGCCGAGTGCGGCTGGCCCGTGATCCAAGAACTCCTCGCCAGCCATGGGGTTCTGCCCGATTTAGTCATGGCTGCAGGGCTGTGCCACCAGAGCGAAGCCCGCGATTGGTTGTTGGCTCAACTCGAGCAAACCTCGGACGACGAGGACGCCAACCTGATGGTGGTGCAAGCTCTGGCTTGCTGGGGCGCCGAAGTTCCGCAGTCCGTGGTGGTGAATTGCCTGCATCACCCGGGCCAACTGCACCGACTTGCCGGACTTCAACTGCTCAGCTTCCGGTCCCACTGCCTCGACGACCGCGAACTGCTGCAGTTCTGCCAAGAGGTTTTGAATGATTTTCGAGATCCAGTCGTTATGGCCGCGATTCGAGTTCTGCAACGCCGTGATGGCGTGTTAATCAGCGAAAAACTGGCAGACCTGTGTCGCCACGGTTCCCTGCCTGTTGCCGAGGCCGCTTTCCGCGCGCTCGGTTGCATCGCTACACCTGCCAGTCAGCACTGTTTAGTGGAACTGAGCCAGGACCTGAATGACGACAGTCGACGCAAAATGGCCAGCACCCAACTACGCCAACAATTCCGCCAATAA